The Natronosporangium hydrolyticum nucleotide sequence TCCTAGCCTGGATGCTGTGGACGAACGGCCGTGCCCTGACCGGCTCCTCGCGGCCGCCGGGACTGCGCTGACCGGGTCGCTCAACCAGCGGCGCATCCTGCGTACGGTGGTGGAGCTGGTGGTCGCCGAGGTCGCTGATGCGGCGGTGGCGGTGGGGCCGGGCGACGGCCAGCAGGTCGACTGCGCCCGGCTGGCCCACGGCGGCCGAGCGGCGACCTTCCAGGCGTATCGGACCGACCTCGACGCGGTGCCGGGGCTGGCGCAGGTCTGCGGTGGCCTCGATCCGCCGTTCGGACAATCGGTACCGGCCGCGACAACGCCCGCCTGGTTGTGGCCGCCGGAGTTTCGCCCGGCAGGGGAGCTGGTGCTGGTCGCGATGCCGCTCGCGGTCGGGGTTGGAGCCGCGCTGATCCTCGCCCGCGGCCCGGGCCGGCCGCCGTTTCGTGACGAGGAGCGCGCCATGCTGCGGACCTTCGGCGTCCAGGCCGGTCAGGCGCTCACCGCCGCGGCGCTCTACCGCGAGCAGGGGGAAGCGATGGCGGTGCTAAAGGCAGAGCTGCTGCCGTTGCCGCTGCCCGAGATCCAGGGAGTCGAGGTGGCCGGCGCCGTCCGGCCGGCGGAGGAGGGGTTGCGCATCGGTGGTGATTTCTTCGATGTCTTCCCACCGGCCGGAGACCCGGCCCGCAGCGTGGTGGTGCTCGGGGATGTCACCGGCAAGGGGGCCCCAGCGGCGGTGCTGACCGGCAAGGTCCGGCAGAGTCTGCGGGCGCTGCAGCTGGTGGAGCAGCGGCCCACGGAGCTGTTACGAGTCCTGAACGACGCGCTCCTGCAGTCCGGCGACGGTGACGGACACCGGTTCGTCACCATGGTGGTGGGGGCGATGCGGCCGAGCGGACACAACTCGGCACCACTCGAACTGACCCTCGCCACCGGTGGCCATCCGCCACCGCTGGTGCTGCGTAGCGACGGCACCGTAACCGAGGTAGCGGTGGCCGGGGCGCTGATCGGCGTCACCAAAAACTTGCGGATGCGGCCGGCTACGGTCGAGTTGGCGCCCGGCGAGATGTGCCTGCTCTACAGCGACGGACTGACCGAGGCCCGCGGCGGGCCGGCAGAACGGCAACAGTACGGCGATCGGCGGCTGCGGCAAGCCCTAGGCAGCTGCCGGGGGATGCCGGCCGGGGCGACCGTCGACCGGTTGCAGCAACTGAGCTCGGAGTGGGTCGGCGAGGGAGAGCATGACGACGTCGCGCTGCTGGTGATCAGGGCGTTGCCGGTCGGGGCGCCGGCATGACCACCTCGGCGACCCTGCGAGTGTGGTCGTGGCCGGACTTGTCCGCCGCGTTTCTCGCGCTACTCGAGGCTGGTGACGAACCCGGAGCGGTGGCGCTGGTGACCAAGCTGCTCCGCGACCGAGCACCGGCCGAGCGGGTGCTGCTCGACGTGATTGCGGCGGCTCAGGCGGCGGTTGGACAGTTGTGGGCGGCGGACAACTGGTCGGTGGCGCGGG carries:
- a CDS encoding PP2C family protein-serine/threonine phosphatase codes for the protein MDERPCPDRLLAAAGTALTGSLNQRRILRTVVELVVAEVADAAVAVGPGDGQQVDCARLAHGGRAATFQAYRTDLDAVPGLAQVCGGLDPPFGQSVPAATTPAWLWPPEFRPAGELVLVAMPLAVGVGAALILARGPGRPPFRDEERAMLRTFGVQAGQALTAAALYREQGEAMAVLKAELLPLPLPEIQGVEVAGAVRPAEEGLRIGGDFFDVFPPAGDPARSVVVLGDVTGKGAPAAVLTGKVRQSLRALQLVEQRPTELLRVLNDALLQSGDGDGHRFVTMVVGAMRPSGHNSAPLELTLATGGHPPPLVLRSDGTVTEVAVAGALIGVTKNLRMRPATVELAPGEMCLLYSDGLTEARGGPAERQQYGDRRLRQALGSCRGMPAGATVDRLQQLSSEWVGEGEHDDVALLVIRALPVGAPA